Sequence from the Afifella aestuarii genome:
CCGTGTACGCGACGATCTGCACATGACCGTAGCCGGCGGCGTCCAACGTCTCGCGGATGGCGCCGACGCGCCCGTCCATCATGTCGGACGGCGCGACGATGTCGCAGCCGGCCTCCGCCTGCACCAATGCCTGACGGGCAAGCACCGACACGCTTTCGTCGTTGATGATCTGACCTTCACGCAGAAGGCCGTCATGACCGTGGCTCGTATAGGGATCGAGCGCGACGTCGGTCAAAAGGCCGACTTCGGGAACCGCTTTCTTGATCTCCCGGCATGCGCGGCAAATGAGGTTGGAATCGTTGAGCGCCTCGCTGCCTTGATCGTCACGCTTTTCCGGATGCGTATTCGGGAAGAGCGCGAGTACCGGAATGCCGAGATCTCTCGCACGCTCTGCGGCTTTGACTGCGAGATCGACCGAAAAGCGCTCCACGCCCGGCATCGAAGGGACGGGTTCGCATGTGTTCTCGCCTTCGATGACAAAGATCGGCCAGATCAGATCGTCGAGTGAGAGGCGGTTTTCGCGAATAAGACGACGCGACCAGTCGGTGCGGCGATTGCGGCGCATACGCCGCCGCCCGGTGATGCGGTCGACATCGGGCAGCGCGTCACTATGAAAGGACAAGTTCATGGAAACCCCCGGTTTCGTCGCGCGGACCATAGCCCCGCGTAAAGGCCGCGCCAAGGGAATGGCTCCTTTGCAAAACCGCGGGCGTCATTGACGCTCGATCAGGTGCTGCATAAAGCTCCGGCATGGAATTTGACCTTTGCGGCGATCAGCTCCCGCTCATGGCGGGAATGCAGAGCATCGAGCGCGACAAAATAGCGCTGCCTGCGGAACAGCTCACCGAAGCGTCTCCGTCGCTTTCGCCCACGATGAAGAACGGATGCCAGACGAAATGGCCGCTGAGATGCTGAAAGCCGACGACGACATCCGTATCGAGAAACGTGGCCGGCTGGGTCTCATCAGCCTCAACCGCGGCCGCGCCTTGAATGCGCTTAACCTTGATATGGTCCAGGCCCTGCTGCGGGCGCTGAACGCATGGCGTGACGACGACGAGGTCGCGCATGTGGCGATCCGCTCGCTCGATGAGAAAGCCTTTTCAGCGGGCGGCGATTTGCACCGCCTTTGGGAGGCTGGATTCTGGGCGAAGTCGGAAGGTGGACCGCTCCCCCTGACGTTCTTTCAAGAGGAATACCGCCTCAACCACCTCATCAAGACCTATCCGAAACCCTACATCGCCTTGCTCGACGGGATCGTCATGGGCGGAGGTTTTGGCATTTCGGTTCATGGAAGCGTGCGTCTTGCCGGCGAACGTATCAGCTTCGCCATGCCTGAGGTCGGCATCGGTTTCTTCCCCGATGTCGGCGCGACGCATTTTCTTCCCCGGCTGCCATGTTCCACCGGGACCTTTCTCGCTTTGACCGGAAGCCGCATTGGTCGAGATGACTGCCTCTGGAGCGGTGTCGCCACGCATGCCGTGCCAGGGCGAAGTTTCGACGCCCTGATCGACGAGCTCGCACGCGAGGACGATCATCGGCAGATCATCGAGAGATATGCGCAGGCCAAAGGGGAGGTCCGATCTGGCCTGGCAGACGATGCCGAGCAGATCGACAGCGTCTTTTCAGCAACTTCGATTGCGGAGATTCGGAGCCGTCTTGCCGACCGGCCGGAATGGGAACGTGGCCAGAAGGCATTGCAGGCGATCGCCCGGATGTCGCCGACAAGCCTGGCGATCGCGCTGTGTCAGATGCGGCTCGGTCTTCCAATGGATTTTGCCGAGGCGGTGCGTTTGGAATACCGCATCGTCAATCGCATCCTTGCCGGAGAGGATTTTTACGAAGGGGTGAGGGCGCAGCTGATCGACAAAGACCATGCTCCGCGCTGGCATCCTGCCGATCTTGCCGATGTGCAAGAGACCGAGATCAACGCCTATTTCGCGCCGCTCGAAGAAGAGCTCGCTTTATCGGGAGATCGGGATGAGTGACGCTGTCGATCTCCTTGACTACGACCCCAATCGCGGCCGCCTGACACGCTATTATCTGCGGGTCGTTGCGTTCTTGCTGCTTTCTGCGGGACTCGTGAGGGCGGCGCAGATCATGGGTGTCGGCGTTGATGCCGGTCACTTCCTGACCTTCGAGCGACCCTGGCAGGCCGCCATGATCGTCCTTTGCATTCTCGACCTCCTCGCGGCCGTTGGCCTGTGGATTAGCGCCGTATGGGGGCCGGTGATCTGGGCCGTGGCCGCGATTACCGAGATCGCGATGTACACGCTGTTCCGGGATATCTACGGACACCACCAGGAGAGAATTCTCGCACACGCGGCCTTGATGGGCCTCTATATCGCGGTTCTCCTGGGCGACCGCCGCCGCCGTCGGGACGAGTAGCAAGGCTGTGACGCCTGCTCGTGGAGGTTGACGAGACACGAAAGATGACGGCGTTTTGTTTCGTGTCGACGGACGAAGGGGCCCAAAAAGGTGCCGGATGTCGGCGTTCAGAGCCTGTTCCCGTGCGGCACAGAAAATTTACCCTTTTTCGAGCAAGATTTCATTCATGCTGACGCTTAAATCTCCATTTAAATTGGCTCTCTATCCTGCACAAGTAACGGGGAGAAGGCTGAAGAAAAATGACGGAGAGGCGTAATGTTGCTAGCAGAGCGGACAGCGCTCGCCTACGAGAGGGGCGAGTCTGAGCCAGAGGACCTCAAGACACTCTATCTTGATGCTCTGACGTTGGTGGAGCGGCTGCATCGGCGGCTGCTTGATGTCATCAAAGATGAATTTGATCGGATGGGCCGCTCCGACGTGAACAGCGTCCAGGCGCTGCTTCTGTTCAATATTGGGGATGCGGAACTGACAGCCGGCGAGTTGCGAACCCGTGGCTATTATCTCGGTTCCAACGTTTCCTATAACCTGAAGAAGCTCGTCGACGCCGGCTACATCTATCACGAGCGCTCGCGTGTCGACCGTCGGTCGGTGCGTGTCTCGCTGACGGAGAAGGGCAAGGAGGTCGCCGATGTCGTCGACCGCCTCTATGAGCGCCATATCGGTTCGATCGAAAAGGTCGGAGGCGTTTCGGAGGACGATTTCAAGCGCCTCAACAAGACCCTGCATCGGTTGGAGCGGTTCTGGACTGATCAGATTCTCTATCGTCTCTGACAGACCCACATTGACATCTTTGCAACAGGGCCCGGCATGACCGGGCCCTTTTGTTTTCGATCACGGATTGGCCATAAATCCATGAAAGGTGGGCATTTGAGCGCTTCGAATGATTCACAGTGTTGATCGCTGGGTGCGATGCATTTGTGGAGAACGGGTCCTTGATGGTAATCCCGTTCTCAAAGGGTGCGTTCGGGGGCGCATTCACCGGCATTTGTCTGACGAGAGGCACACCATTCCTATGACCGCTTTTTCGCTTCTGCGATCCTCCCTTTGCGCCGCAGCGCTTCTGTTTCCGCTGGCCGCACAGGCGCAGAACATGATGCCCGTCAATCAGTCGGAATGGAGCGAATCCTTTGATACGGGACCCCGGACGGCTGCGCCGGTCACTTCTACCGTCCCGATTCTGTCGCCCTATACGGTTCCTGCCATGGATCAGGCGATCGAATGGTACCAGGGCCTGGTCGATGCAGGCGGCTGGAATTCCGTGCCCTCCGAGCCGGCGCTCAAAATCGGCATGCGCCATCCGAATGTCGTGGCTCTGCGTCAGCGTCTCATCGCGTCCGGCGATTTGCGCCAGACGACAGGCTCCGATGCCTTCGATTCTTATGTGCAGTCGGCCGTCATGCGCTTTCAGGAACGCCACGGCATTCCGGCCGACGGCGTCGTCGGTGCCGGCACCTTCAAGGCGCTCAACGTTCCGGCCGAGGTTCGCCTCAATCAATTGCGGGTCAATCG
This genomic interval carries:
- the ldtR gene encoding transcriptional regulator LdtR, yielding MLLAERTALAYERGESEPEDLKTLYLDALTLVERLHRRLLDVIKDEFDRMGRSDVNSVQALLLFNIGDAELTAGELRTRGYYLGSNVSYNLKKLVDAGYIYHERSRVDRRSVRVSLTEKGKEVADVVDRLYERHIGSIEKVGGVSEDDFKRLNKTLHRLERFWTDQILYRL
- the hemB gene encoding porphobilinogen synthase, translated to MNLSFHSDALPDVDRITGRRRMRRNRRTDWSRRLIRENRLSLDDLIWPIFVIEGENTCEPVPSMPGVERFSVDLAVKAAERARDLGIPVLALFPNTHPEKRDDQGSEALNDSNLICRACREIKKAVPEVGLLTDVALDPYTSHGHDGLLREGQIINDESVSVLARQALVQAEAGCDIVAPSDMMDGRVGAIRETLDAAGYGHVQIVAYTAKYASAFYGPFRDAVGSGTMLSGDKKTYQMDPANSDEALREAELDIAEGADMIMVKPGLPYLDIIRRLKDTFGMPTVAYNTSGEYSMIQAAAANGWLDGERAMMEQLVAFKRAGADSILTYFAPRAAEILRASL
- a CDS encoding DUF6163 family protein, whose amino-acid sequence is MSDAVDLLDYDPNRGRLTRYYLRVVAFLLLSAGLVRAAQIMGVGVDAGHFLTFERPWQAAMIVLCILDLLAAVGLWISAVWGPVIWAVAAITEIAMYTLFRDIYGHHQERILAHAALMGLYIAVLLGDRRRRRDE
- a CDS encoding enoyl-CoA hydratase/isomerase family protein, which codes for MPDEMAAEMLKADDDIRIEKRGRLGLISLNRGRALNALNLDMVQALLRALNAWRDDDEVAHVAIRSLDEKAFSAGGDLHRLWEAGFWAKSEGGPLPLTFFQEEYRLNHLIKTYPKPYIALLDGIVMGGGFGISVHGSVRLAGERISFAMPEVGIGFFPDVGATHFLPRLPCSTGTFLALTGSRIGRDDCLWSGVATHAVPGRSFDALIDELAREDDHRQIIERYAQAKGEVRSGLADDAEQIDSVFSATSIAEIRSRLADRPEWERGQKALQAIARMSPTSLAIALCQMRLGLPMDFAEAVRLEYRIVNRILAGEDFYEGVRAQLIDKDHAPRWHPADLADVQETEINAYFAPLEEELALSGDRDE